In one Colletotrichum destructivum chromosome 2, complete sequence genomic region, the following are encoded:
- a CDS encoding Putative FAD-binding domain, FAD/NAD(P)-binding domain superfamily has translation MGSMPTGGWRQLDVGVIGGGIGGMSVAIALRRAGHKVSVYERNDFAGEVGASVSCAANGTRWLHEWGVDVAKGDPVVLKSLINRDWKTGEPVSVYSLDDYEKRWGHVYNMFHRQYMHAMLKDTAMQEEGEGTPAKLFVNHKCKNIDLSAGTIEFENGHSATHDLVIGADGIGSAVRGLIGVRPEKRPADSSCLHANILTEDAVKAGLVDYSQDAALEYWGGQEGKWDKIVLSPCNGGKLLSYYCFFPREKGDYVNQAWGVEDRPVEELLAPYPELDEQVRAHLAIGKDIQPWRLWMHDPYPYINKNMVCLLGDAGHPMMPHQSQGACMAIEDAAALGILFHPKYFGGDVAEALEVYNTVRLPRATRVQAAAAKAAYNINERIGFSNNTNTSTYKVADEKAKLTIEEMNAYDMYKDIEEAIAQRSGAPFNQKFIRGLPIGLELSPGVIVGQ, from the exons ATGGGATCCATGCCAACTGGAGGCTGGCggcagctcgacgtcggcgtcatcggcggcggcatcggcggcatgagtgtcgccatcgccctccgccgcgccgggCACAAGGTCTCCGTCTACGAGCGCAACGACTtcgccggcgaggtgggCGCGTCCGTCTCGTgcgccgccaacggcacccGCTGGCTGCACGAGTGGGGCGTGGACGTGGCCAAAGGCGACCCGGTCGTCCTCAAGAGCCTCATCAACCGGGACTGGAAGACGGGCGAGCCCGTCAGCGTCTACAGCCTCGACGACTACGAGAAGCGCTGGGGCCACGTCTACAACATGTTCCACCGCCAGTACATGCACGCCATGCTCAAGGACACGGCGAtgcaggaggagggcgaggggacGCCCGCGAAGCTGTTTGTGAACCACAAG TGCAAGAACATCGACCTGAGCGCCGGAACGATCGAGTTTGAAAACGGCCACTCGGCGACGcacgacctcgtcatcggcgccgacggcatcggcAGCGCGGTGCGGGGCCTCATCGGCGTCCGACCGGAGAAGCGGCCGGCCGACTCCAGCTGCCTGCACGCCAACATCCTCACggaggacgccgtcaaggccggcctcgtcgactaCTCGCAGGACGCCGCGCTCGAGTACTGGGGCGGCCAGGAGGGCAAGTGGGACAAGATCGTGCTCTCGCCCTgcaacggcggcaagctgCTGTCGTATTACTGCTTCTTCCCGCGGGAGAAGGGCGACTACGTGAACCAGGCCtggggcgtcgaggaccgtcccgtcgaggagctgctggcgCCGTACCCGGAGCTGGACGAGCAGGTCCGCGCCCatctcgccatcggcaaggaTATCCAGCCCTGGCGTCTGTGGATGCA CGACCCTTACCCTTACATCAACAAAAACATGGTTTGCCTGCTGGGTGATGCAGGACACCCT ATGATGCCTCACCAGAGTCAAGGTGCCTGCATGGCCATTGAGGACGCCGCAGCCCTCGGGATTCTCTTCCACCCAAAGTACTTTGGCGGagacgtcgccgaggctcTCGAGGTCTACAACACCGTCCGCCTGCCCCGTGCCACCCGTGTCCAGGCCGCGGCAGCCAAGGCGGCGTACAACATCAACGAGCGTATTG GTTTCTcgaacaacaccaacacaaGCACCTACAAGGTTGCGGATGAGAAGGCCAAGCTCACAATCGAAGAGATGAACGC ATATGACATGTACAAGGacatcgaggaggccatcgcccAGCGGTCGGGAGCTCCGTTCAACCAGAAGTTCATCAGGGGTTTGCCGATAGGACTTGAGCTGTCTCCGGGTGTCATTGTTGGACAGTAG
- a CDS encoding Putative alpha/Beta hydrolase, with product MNIQIPWLSTLWVWASLALAILGEPIPAPTGEYNVGAQRFVVPFLDEEDVVWPNGISTEYLVTLYYPTSDEKPCPKPYLEPELVELYEDLWNYNISHLTSTLRWNASYLEEGTGPTLLFGPGGWGPPTDGSYIAISDLVSHGYVVAAFDHVYEQPFVRYPNGTGVYGLSPAFNNYTLAWVEELHAVRVRQQLQFIDYFPSLVSELDAPFKTTDFGTFGVSLGGSAALTLALESDAVSAAINVDGTNWGRLNSTSDSDLKKPSMILGFGGHNANSDRTWNNYRAWQTGWWRLFSVDGSVHADWEDRTYWKVFGTTATMGPINGNRMVNITRTFIRAFFDDVLLGVEQPLLDTPSDEFSEVHWDEIHDGKNDWEKNTW from the exons ATGAACATTCAGATTCCCTGGCTTTCAACGCTGTGGGTGTGGGCGTCGCTCGCACTCGCGATTCTTGGAGAGCCAATCCCCGCTCCTACAGGCGAGTACAATGTCGGCGCCCAGCGCTTCGTCGTTCCCTTTTtagacgaggaagatgttGTCTGGCCAAACGGTATTTCAACTGAGTATCTCGTCACCTTGTACTATCCTACCTCAGACGAGAAGCCTTGCCCGAAGCCGTACCTCGAGCCCGAACTTGTTGAATTGTACGAGGATTTATGGAATTACAACATCTCCCACCTGACTTCGACTTTGCGGTGGAATGCCTCTTATCTTGAAGAGGGAACGGGTCCGACGCTCCTTTTCGGGCCCGGCGGTTGGGGACCACCGACTGATGGCAGCTATATTGCCATCTCTGATCTCGTCTCCCACG GATACGTCGTGGCTGCATTTGACCACGTCTACGAGCAACCCTTTGTGCGATATCCCAATGGTACGGGCGTATATGGCCTCTCGCCAGCCTTCAACAATTACACTCTTGCCTGGGTAGAAGAGCTGCATGCCGTCAGAGTCAGACAGCAGCTTCAGTTCATTGACTACTTCCCCTCCCTTGTGTCAGAGCTCGACGCGCCTTTCAAGACCACCGACTTCGGCACCTTCGGTGTATCTCTCGGAGGCTCCGCTGCGCTTACCTTGGCACTGGAGAGTGATGCCGTTTCTGCCGCCATCAACGTGGACGGTACTAACTGGGGCCGGCTGAACAGCACATCCGACTCCGACCTGAAGAAGCCATCGATGATTCTGGGCTTCGGGGGCCACAATGCAAACTCTGACCGCACTTGGAACAATTATCGAGCCTGGCAGACTGGCTGGTGGCGCCTGTTCTCGGTAGATGGAAGCGTGCATGCTGACTGGGAGGACCGGACATATTGGAAGGTTTTCGGTACAACAGCTACAATGGGGCCTATTAACGGCAACAGAATGGTCAATATCACGAGGACGTTCATCAGAGCATTCTTTGATGACGTTTTGCTTGGTGTTGAGCAGCCTCTTTTGGATACTCCTTCAGACGAATTTTCCGAGGTGCATTGGGACGAAATTCATGATGGAAAAAATGACTGGGAAAAGAATACTTGGTAG
- a CDS encoding uncharacterized protein (Putative transcription factor domain, fungi), with protein sequence MLLVQVSRRIVSGLRSRNTEACSEKSLEARVAELEAQVLASRGGHQQYPPSLMASKIAQATISFGTPITGSYPLSKISPNLFMRPSCPPLAISAIARGPGSELGSDQRTETHGSPANRDGTIYPATPPYTSNLINLKNIPNWALERMVRNYADTHLPQYPCISEALLESIVKRAKDEATQDPGSPLTHGGPNVSKTLDDFESFVLFIVLAISALTMTSKDEQQARSASESFYKSALKHLQAIGECRQIQALQVSLLLSHYSSMCPERLDNWTCIANAVRIVLGLGLHQEFSEEIDAGQARLRSELFWVTYGMERSLCTNLRLPLSFPEEIITTKLRAPSSDEASAYFKVDDMIKKSSANHLYRYRALETEVHRVLYLQEDIPTLNGTTIGDWMLDISSRLETWYADAQTYTQYNMLEFKHVQFNHLRARIHRPTPRLRTRLPEDWGIVLESCERLIEDYVGQERRGRLFYPWHGVHILFETAMIALHASWSSREFQPFRSQAEHMVQTLLPQCLQVLSNIGRRWGEATRCADKLRPLVQRVSSAFVWANQLPVHEAVSIEDEIERLIFSDKDLSWNAVTLENSNLGFEDGSLLIDDMLVDNLGSLQWAPDWDLVFGEVL encoded by the exons ATGCTCCTCGTGCAAGTTAGCAGGCGCATCGTGTCTGGGCTTCGATCCCGCAACACGGAAGCCTGTTCCGAGAAG TCCCTTGAGGCTCGTgtggccgagctcgaggcaCAAGTGCTTGCTTCTCGCGGAGGACATCAACAATACCCCCCCTCATTAATGGCCTCGAAAATCGCCCAAGCGACAATATCCTTCGGCACACCTATCACTGGCTCGTATCCTCTGTCCAAGATTTCGCCAAATTTATTCATGCGCCCCTCATGCCCTCCGTTGGCCATCTCAGCCATCGCCCGCGGCCCTGGTTCAGAGCTAGGATCAGATCAAAGAACCGAGACCCATGGCTCTCCGGCCAACAGGGATGGTACAATCTACCCCGCAACCCCCCCCTACACGAGCAATTTGATCAACCTCAAAAACATTCCAAACTGGGCCCTCGAACGAATGGTGCGTAACTATGCCGACACTCACCTTCCACAGTACCCTTGCATTTCAGAGGCACTACTGGAAAGTATTGTCAAGCGTGCAAAGGACGAAGCAACTCAAGACCCGGGCTCTCCCTTGACCCATGGAGGCCCTAATGTCTCTAAGACCTTGGATGACTTTGAGAGTTTTGTCTTGTTCATTGTCCTAGCCATCTCGGCACTCACCATGACCTCGAAGGATGAGCAACAAGCTCGCTCCGCCTCTGAGTCTTTCTACAAATCGGCCTTGAAACATCTGCAAGCTATTGGAGAATGCCGCCAAATTCAAGCTCTCCAGGTCTCGCTGCTGCTATCTCATTATTCCAGTATGTGTCCCGAAAGACTTGACAATTGGACGTGCATCGCAAATGCAGTCAGGATCGTCTTGGGTTTAGGCCTTCATCAGGAGTTTTCTGAAGAAATCGATGCTGGACAAGCACGCTTACGATCCGAACTGTTTTGGGTCACTTATGGAATGGAAAGATCTTTATGCACTAATCTCAGGCTTCCGCTATCCTTCCCCGAGGAAATCATTACCACCAAA TTGAGAGCACCATCATCTGATGAAGCGAGTGCTTATTTTAAAGTCGATGATATGATTAAGAAATCCTCTGCGAACCATTTATATCGGTATCGTGCGTTGGAAACCGAGGTGCATCGAGTACTCTATCTTCAAGAAGACATCCCCACGCTCAATGGAACAACCATAGGGGACTGGATGTTGGATATTAGCAGCCGGCTAGAGACCTGGTATGCTGATGCCCAAACATACACGCAATACAATATGCTTGAATTCAAGCATGTGCAGTTCAACCATCTAAGGGCTCGAATTCACCGGCCGACACCTAGGCTAAGAACAAGACTCCCTGAAGATTGGGGAATAGTACTAGAGTCCTGTGAG AGACTGATCGAGGACTATGTGGGTCAAGAGCGCCGCGGGCGGCTGTTCTATCCCTGGCACGGCGTACACATATTGTTTGAAACCGCCATGATAGCGCTGCACGCATCGTGGTCTTCGCGGGAATTCCAGCCGTTCAGAAGCCAGGCAGAACACATGGTGCAAACGCTCCTTCCTCAGTGCCTACAAGTCCTATCCAACATCGGGCGACGGTGGGGCGAAGCGACGAGATGCGCTGACAAGTTGAGACCACTTGTGCAAAGGGTTTCATCTGCCTTCGTCTGGGCAAACCAACTGCCTGTGCATGAAGCTGTGTCGATAGAGGACGAGATTGAGCGTTTGATCTTCTCGGACAAGGATTTGTCATGGAATGCCGTTACACTAGAGAACAGCAACCTTGGGTTTGAAGATGGCTCGCTGCTTATTGACGATATGCTTGTCGACAACCTGGGCTCTCTCCAATGGGCTCCAGACTGGGATCTTGTGTTCGGTGAAGTTCTCTAG